Part of the Sulfitobacter sp. W027 genome, CTATCACAGCTTGGCGAGCAGGCCCATATTCCAAAAAGTTTGCGACAGAACCCATGTGACCGCTCCGTTTTCTGAGCTGTGAATCACGCCAGAATTGGACCGCTCTGACCCGCCAAGAGATACAGTTGCTAGAGCCATCACCAAAGGAGAAGAATCCATGTCCGGAGTTACTCTAATCAGTGGCGATATGGCCTCCTTAGGCAATCCCAATTTCCCCCTGCGTGCGAAAGGTCTTGCTCAGACCCGCTCCAGCGCGATGGCGATCCCCTGACCGACACCAATACACATGGTGGAAAGGCTTTTTTCGCCGGATTTGAGGTCAAGCATCGCCGTGCCGGTGATCCGCGCGCCGGACATACCAAGCGGATGGCCAAGCGCAATCGCGCCGCCGTTCCGGTTGACCCGCATATCGTCATCGGCAATGCCAAGATCGCGCAACGTCGCAAGCCCTTGGCTGGCAAAGGCTTCGTTCAGCTCGAACGCTGCAAAATCGTCGATCGAAAGGCCAAGACGCTCCATCAGCTTTTTCGACGCGGGCGCGGGGCCAAAGCCCATAATGCGCGGTGCCACGCCTGCGGTGGCACCGCCAAGGACGCGCGCAATCGGCGTAAGCCCGTGTTTTTGCGCCGCCGCCTCCGAGGCCAGAACAAGCGCCACCGCCCCGTCATTCACCCCCGAGGCATTGCCCGCCGTCACCGTGCCGCCTTCGCGCACGATGGGGCGCAGGCTTGCGAGCTTTTCAAGCGTCGAAGCGCGCGGATGCTCGTCCGTATCCACAACCGTTTCGCCCTTGCGGGTCTTGATCGTGACCGGAACGATTTCGCGCGCCAATCGCCCGTTGGCGACCGCGACCGCCGCCTTTTCCTGCGAACGCAGCGCAAAGGCGTCTTGATCCGCGCGGCTGATGCCAAAATCATCCGCAACGTTTTCGGCAGTTTCCGGCATGGAATCGACGCCATATTGCGCCTTGAGCAACGGGTTCACAAAGCGCCAGCCGATGGTGGTGTCATAGACAGCGTTATCGCGCGAATACGCGCTTTGCGCCTTTGGCATCACAAAGGGCGCACGCGACATGCTTTCGACCCCGCCCGCGATCATCAGGTCGGCCTCGCCCGCACGGATCGCCCGCGCCGCCATGGTGATCGCATCCATGCCAGAGCCGCATAGACGGTTGATCGTCGACCCCGGCACATCAACAGGAAGCCCAGCCAACAGGGCCGACATACGCGCCACATTGCGGTTGTCTTCGCCCGCCTGATTGGCGCAACCATAAAGCACCTCGTCCACTGCCGCCCAATCGACGCCAGTGTTGCGCTCCATCAAGGCAGTGATCGGCACGGCCCCCAGATCATCGGCCCGCACCGGTGCAAGCCCGCCGCCATAGCGGCCGATCGGTGTGCGGATATAATCACAAATGAAAACCTCGGTCATGGATTGTCGTGCTCCCTGGGGTTATTTTGCCGCGCGCTGGCGCGGATGAAATCGGCCGCGCGCGCCCCGATCATGATGCACGGCGCATTGGTATTGCCCGATGGCAGGCACGGCATAACCGACGCATCGGCCACGCGCAGCCCGTCAACACCGTGTACTTTCAGCTGCGCATCCACCACCGCCATCGGGTCCGAGGCCGCGCCCATTTTTGCCGTGCCAACGGGATGATAGACCGTCTTGACGTGCGCGCGGATATAGCTGCGCAAGTCCTCGTCCGTCTCCACATCTGCCGCGGGTCTCTTGCGCTCGGCCAATACGCTTTGCAGGGCGGGTTGCGCCAACAGATCAAGGCCACGGCGCAGCGCTTGCAACGAAAGCTCCATATCGGCGGGGTCACTCATCACGCCGCTGCGAAACAGCGGGGGCGCCAGTGGATCGACAGAGCGCAAACGCACCTCGCCGCGCGATTTCGGACGCAGGACGCAAACAGAATAAGTCACGCCATGACCTTCCAGCTGCATCACGCCTTTGGCGGCATTATATCCGGGCATGAAATGCAGTTGCACATCGGGACGCCCCTGCCCCGCGACGTCAATAAAGCCGCCCGCTTCAACCATATTCGACGACAGCAAACCCCTTCGGGTTGCAAGGTAGCGCAGCATATGGAACAGGCCGCGCGGCATCTTGTCCTCGCCCACGACCGAGGTCGCACCACGGGTTTTGACCTCGACAGGGACAATGGCGTGGTCCTGGAAATTCTGTCCGACACCGGGCAAATCGGCGACCACCTGCACCCCGTGCTGTTCCAGATCAGTACGGGATCCGATACCTGATCGCATCAGGATCATAGGGCTGGCAAATGCGCCCGCACTCAGAACGACCTCGCGCGACGCCGAGAAACGTTCGCCGTTTGCAAGCTGGACACCAACGGCGCGTGTGCCCTCGAACAGCACGCGGTCCACCGGTGCCCCGGTGAGGATTGTCAGGTTTTTGCGGCGTTTGGCAGGGCCAAGAAAGGCCCGCGCAGAAGAGGTACGCCGCCCCTTGCGGGTTGTGGTCTGGAAAAATCCGATGCCCTCTTGCCGCGCGCCGTTAAAGTCGGGGTTCGGCCGGATCTGGGCTTGGGTGCCGGCTTCGACAAACGCCTTTGACAGCGGGTGCTTGAACTGCGGGCTCGACACGCTCAACGGACCATCAATGCCATGGTAGGCATCGGCAAAGCTGTCATTGGCCTCAAGACGTTTGAACACCGGCAGCACCTCTTGCCAGCTCCACCCCTCGGCCCCCATCTCGGCCCATCCGTCATAGTCCTGCGGTTGGCCGCGCAGGTAAAGCATCGCATTGACCGACGATCCGCCACCAAGCACACGGCCCTGCGGCACCACAAAGGGGCGGCCCGCAAGATTGTCTTCCGCCTCGCCGGTGATCATCACCGCATCACGCCCCTTTTGAATGACCTTGAAAAAGGTCGCGGGGATGTGGACCCACGGGCTTATATCACGGCGACCGCTTTCAAGCAGCAAAACGCGGCAGTCGCGGCTAGTGCTAAGAAGCCCTGCCAAAGTGGCGCCAGCCGAACCGCCGCCGACGATGATGACATCAAAATCGCGCATTGTTACGGGGTCACCGCGCGGCGGCGCCGGTCCTGTTTGACGATGTTGAGTTGGTGGATCTGGCTAGTGCCTTCATACAGGCGGAACAGGCGCACATCGCGGTAATAGCGTTCGATCGGCGCGTGATCGGCGACATAGCCCGCGCCTCCAAAAACCTGCACCGCGCGATCCGCGACGCGTCCCGATGCTTCGGAGGCGAAATATTTGCAGATCGAGGCCTCCAGCGCGATGTCCTTCCCCTCGTCGCGGGCACGGGCGGTTTGCAGCACCAGGGCGCGGGCAGCTTCGACATCAACACGGCAATCCGCCAAAAGCGCCGCAACAAGTTGAAAGTCGATGATCTTCTGGCCCGATTGCTCGCGCTGTTCAGCATGTTCCATCGCCAGGTCAAGCATACGGATCGACGGGCCGGTGCACAGCGCGGCCAGATGGATGCGTTGTTTGTTCAACACCTTCATCGCGGTGCGGAACCCCTGCCCTTCGACGCCGCCAATCAGGTTGCGCGCCGGCACCCGTACATTGTCGAACGTGACCTCGCCCACCGGAGAGCCGCGCTGACCCATCATTTTGTAGGGCGCGCTGGTGCTGACACCGGGGGTGCCACGTTCGACGACAAAGGCGGACACGCCGCGTGCGCCCGGAATGTCCGGATCGGTGCGCGCCATGACGGTGAAAATATCGGCGATCGGCGCGTTGGTGATGTAGCATTTGGTGCCGTTAAGCACATAATCATCGCCGTCCTTGCGTGCCGACGTGGTCAGCGCCGTGGCGTCCGACCCCGCGCTGCGTTCGGTCAGCGCGAACGACCCGGTGATCTCGCCGCTTGCCAGACGCGGCAGATAGGCGCTCTTTTGTGCGTCGGTGCCATCGGCGACCAAAGCTTCAGAGCCGATGCCGGTGTTGGTGCCGACCCGCGCGCGGTAGGCCACGCCGCTTTGGCTCAGCTCCATCGCACCCATGACCAACTCTTCGGTGGTCAGGCCAAGGCCGCCGTATTCCTGCGGGATCGACCAGCCGAAATAACCGCGCGCCGCCATGTCGGCGACGATCTCGTCGGGCACACGGTCGTTGGCATCGACGCGGTCCTCATTGGGGTGCGCCACCTCACGCACCCAACGGTGCACGTCCGCCAAAAGCGTATCGAGTTTGTGCTGGTCGCGGATCATGCGGCGCCTCCATTAAAGTTCGGTTTGCGTTTCTCGAGGAAAGCCGCCAGGCCTTCACCGGCCTCGTTTCCGTAGCGGTAGGCGTTGATCATGCGGCCCTCGTAATCCATTTGATCGGACAGCGCCGCCTGCCCCGCCACGGCGATTTCGGCCTTGATGGTGCCGATGGCATCGCGCGCGCCCGCCGCGCAGGCCTTGGCCAACGCAATCCCCGCATCCAACGCCGCGCCCGGCGCTGTGATCTCGTTTAACGCCCCTGCGGCGAACAGCCGTTCGGCGCTGATCGGGCGGCCCAGCATACACATTTCCGAGACAAGCTGACGCGGCAGCGCCTCGCGCAAAAAGTAGGTGGCCCCGCCGTCCGGCGTCAGCCCAATTTTCACATAGGCCGCAGTAAATTGCGCCTCCGCGCTGGCCACTGCCATATCGCAAGACAGCGCCAAAGAGAGGCCCAGCCCCGCAGCGCCACCTTCGATCGCGGCAATCACCGGCTTGGGGCAATTGCGCAACGCCATAATCATCGCAAAAAGCGAATCGGTGTTCTTGGCCACCTCCGAGCGCGGCGACAGCCGGCTTTGCTCGAGCCCGCGGACATTGCCGCCCGAGGAAAAGAACCCGCCTTCGCCGGTGATGACAATCGCCCCCACCGCCGAATCGTGCGCGGCGTCCACAAAGGCGGCGGCAAGCGCTTCGTATTGCGTGCGGCCGATGGAGTTTTTGGTTTTCGTCCCCGCCATGGTCAGCGTCAGAACGCCGCCCGAAAGGCTGCTCTTGATCACGGTTGTCATGATGGCCCTCAGATAATTCCGTTGTCGCGCAACTTG contains:
- the pcaF gene encoding 3-oxoadipyl-CoA thiolase, whose product is MTEVFICDYIRTPIGRYGGGLAPVRADDLGAVPITALMERNTGVDWAAVDEVLYGCANQAGEDNRNVARMSALLAGLPVDVPGSTINRLCGSGMDAITMAARAIRAGEADLMIAGGVESMSRAPFVMPKAQSAYSRDNAVYDTTIGWRFVNPLLKAQYGVDSMPETAENVADDFGISRADQDAFALRSQEKAAVAVANGRLAREIVPVTIKTRKGETVVDTDEHPRASTLEKLASLRPIVREGGTVTAGNASGVNDGAVALVLASEAAAQKHGLTPIARVLGGATAGVAPRIMGFGPAPASKKLMERLGLSIDDFAAFELNEAFASQGLATLRDLGIADDDMRVNRNGGAIALGHPLGMSGARITGTAMLDLKSGEKSLSTMCIGVGQGIAIALERV
- a CDS encoding GMC family oxidoreductase: MRDFDVIIVGGGSAGATLAGLLSTSRDCRVLLLESGRRDISPWVHIPATFFKVIQKGRDAVMITGEAEDNLAGRPFVVPQGRVLGGGSSVNAMLYLRGQPQDYDGWAEMGAEGWSWQEVLPVFKRLEANDSFADAYHGIDGPLSVSSPQFKHPLSKAFVEAGTQAQIRPNPDFNGARQEGIGFFQTTTRKGRRTSSARAFLGPAKRRKNLTILTGAPVDRVLFEGTRAVGVQLANGERFSASREVVLSAGAFASPMILMRSGIGSRTDLEQHGVQVVADLPGVGQNFQDHAIVPVEVKTRGATSVVGEDKMPRGLFHMLRYLATRRGLLSSNMVEAGGFIDVAGQGRPDVQLHFMPGYNAAKGVMQLEGHGVTYSVCVLRPKSRGEVRLRSVDPLAPPLFRSGVMSDPADMELSLQALRRGLDLLAQPALQSVLAERKRPAADVETDEDLRSYIRAHVKTVYHPVGTAKMGAASDPMAVVDAQLKVHGVDGLRVADASVMPCLPSGNTNAPCIMIGARAADFIRASARQNNPREHDNP
- a CDS encoding acyl-CoA dehydrogenase family protein, with the protein product MIRDQHKLDTLLADVHRWVREVAHPNEDRVDANDRVPDEIVADMAARGYFGWSIPQEYGGLGLTTEELVMGAMELSQSGVAYRARVGTNTGIGSEALVADGTDAQKSAYLPRLASGEITGSFALTERSAGSDATALTTSARKDGDDYVLNGTKCYITNAPIADIFTVMARTDPDIPGARGVSAFVVERGTPGVSTSAPYKMMGQRGSPVGEVTFDNVRVPARNLIGGVEGQGFRTAMKVLNKQRIHLAALCTGPSIRMLDLAMEHAEQREQSGQKIIDFQLVAALLADCRVDVEAARALVLQTARARDEGKDIALEASICKYFASEASGRVADRAVQVFGGAGYVADHAPIERYYRDVRLFRLYEGTSQIHQLNIVKQDRRRRAVTP
- a CDS encoding oxepin-CoA hydrolase, alternative type, with amino-acid sequence MTTVIKSSLSGGVLTLTMAGTKTKNSIGRTQYEALAAAFVDAAHDSAVGAIVITGEGGFFSSGGNVRGLEQSRLSPRSEVAKNTDSLFAMIMALRNCPKPVIAAIEGGAAGLGLSLALSCDMAVASAEAQFTAAYVKIGLTPDGGATYFLREALPRQLVSEMCMLGRPISAERLFAAGALNEITAPGAALDAGIALAKACAAGARDAIGTIKAEIAVAGQAALSDQMDYEGRMINAYRYGNEAGEGLAAFLEKRKPNFNGGAA